One genomic window of Candidatus Pseudobacter hemicellulosilyticus includes the following:
- a CDS encoding Nif3-like dinuclear metal center hexameric protein — protein MTIRNIIEVLETLAPPALQESYDNAGLLTGKPDWPCTGILCTLDATEAVVAEAISKKCNLIVAHHPIIFGGLKKINGKNYVERTVIAAIKQDIAIYAIHTNLDNVAWGVNGKMADLLGLVNRQPLLPKEGTLKKLYTFVPLARAEAVKEAIFQAGGGHIGQYSECSFGTEGTGTFKGGPGTNPFVGEPGARHAERELRIEVVLPAWLQHRVVAALLRAHPYEEVAYDLVNLSNPHPATGAGLLGELPEPLAPETFLGFLKERFGLPLVRHTALTDRPVKKVALCGGAGSFLISRALAVGADFFITGDMKYHEFFDADGRLVIADIGHYESEQYTTGLLYDILQEKFPTFAVLKSGVQTNPVYYYF, from the coding sequence GACTGGCCCTGTACGGGCATCCTCTGTACGCTGGATGCCACAGAAGCAGTAGTAGCAGAAGCTATCAGTAAAAAATGTAATCTCATAGTAGCCCATCATCCTATCATCTTTGGCGGGCTGAAAAAGATCAACGGCAAAAACTATGTGGAAAGGACCGTGATTGCCGCCATCAAACAGGATATTGCTATCTACGCCATTCATACCAATCTGGACAATGTAGCCTGGGGCGTGAATGGTAAAATGGCGGATCTGCTGGGCCTGGTGAACCGCCAGCCCCTGCTGCCCAAAGAAGGCACCCTCAAAAAACTATATACGTTTGTGCCGCTGGCCCGGGCCGAAGCCGTCAAAGAAGCTATTTTCCAGGCCGGCGGGGGGCATATTGGCCAATATAGTGAGTGCAGTTTTGGTACAGAAGGCACCGGCACCTTCAAAGGCGGTCCGGGAACAAATCCATTTGTGGGCGAACCAGGAGCCCGCCACGCCGAACGCGAACTCCGCATTGAAGTGGTCCTGCCTGCCTGGCTGCAGCACCGCGTGGTAGCAGCCCTGCTCCGGGCCCATCCCTATGAGGAAGTGGCGTACGACCTGGTAAACCTCTCCAATCCCCATCCGGCCACCGGGGCCGGCCTGCTGGGAGAATTGCCGGAGCCGCTGGCCCCCGAAACTTTCCTGGGTTTCCTGAAAGAACGGTTTGGGCTGCCCCTGGTCCGCCATACCGCCCTGACCGACAGGCCGGTGAAAAAAGTGGCGCTTTGCGGTGGTGCTGGTAGTTTTTTGATTTCCAGGGCTTTAGCTGTCGGGGCCGACTTTTTTATCACCGGGGACATGAAATATCATGAATTTTTTGATGCCGATGGTCGCCTGGTAATAGCCGATATTGGCCATTACGAGAGCGAACAGTACACCACTGGCCTGCTGTATGATATTTTGCAGGAAAAATTTCCTACCTTTGCCGTCCTTAAATCGGGCGTACAAACCAACCCGGTCTATTATTATTTCTGA
- a CDS encoding C4-type zinc ribbon domain-containing protein, which produces MANVKEFSVEEKLSSLVSLQKVESKIDEIQVLKGELPMEVSDLEDEITGLHARQTRIEEEINGIQEFINSKKNLIKDAEALIKKYEKQSENVKNSREFEAINKEIEMQQLEMKLAEKHIRDANEEIAEKVVVLDKAKKNIGNKEGVLSTKKGELEKIIASTEKEETHFGKLSSNAREKVEERLLNSFDRIRKNYRNGLAVVPVERDACGGCFNAIPPQRQSEIRQRKKIIVCENCGRILVDRDMFDSVEVK; this is translated from the coding sequence ATGGCGAACGTAAAAGAATTTTCTGTAGAGGAAAAATTATCCTCACTGGTTTCCCTGCAAAAAGTGGAATCCAAGATCGACGAGATCCAGGTGCTGAAAGGTGAGTTGCCCATGGAGGTGAGTGACCTGGAGGACGAGATCACGGGATTGCATGCCCGCCAGACCAGGATTGAAGAAGAGATCAACGGTATACAGGAATTCATCAATTCCAAAAAGAACCTGATCAAGGACGCTGAAGCCCTGATCAAAAAATACGAAAAACAAAGCGAGAACGTAAAGAACAGCCGCGAGTTCGAAGCCATTAACAAGGAGATCGAAATGCAGCAGCTGGAAATGAAACTCGCCGAAAAACATATCCGTGACGCCAACGAAGAGATCGCTGAGAAAGTGGTCGTCCTGGACAAAGCCAAAAAGAACATTGGCAATAAAGAAGGCGTCCTGAGCACCAAAAAAGGTGAACTGGAAAAGATCATCGCTTCTACCGAAAAAGAAGAAACACATTTCGGTAAGCTGTCTTCCAATGCCCGGGAGAAAGTAGAAGAGCGCCTGCTCAATTCTTTTGACCGTATCCGCAAGAACTACCGCAACGGCCTGGCCGTAGTACCGGTAGAGCGTGACGCCTGCGGTGGTTGCTTCAACGCCATCCCGCCCCAGCGCCAGAGCGAGATCCGCCAGCGCAAAAAGATCATCGTTTGTGAGAACTGCGGCCGTATCCTGGTGGATCGTGACATGTTCGACAGCGTGGAAGTCAAGTAA
- the recN gene encoding DNA repair protein RecN — protein sequence MLKKLHIQNYAIIDEIEIDFPMGLNIITGETGAGKSILMGALSLILGDRADPSVLLNKDKKCFVEGFFLASGKKAVKQFLKAYDLDAEEELVIRREISATGKSRAFVNDTPVNLEQLRGLSTLLVDLHRQFDTLELGQSDFQREVLDAMAGQAGVLQEYRNTYTQWQQARQELDGLQQQKSQFTKEYDYNKFLFDELEEAAFKENELEEADSLLKLLSNSEGVKNVLNKTAYALQEGEQPMLQQLKALCNQLQGFTEYHPGLPAVLQRLLSAQIELQDIADEVEHLSEAVQYDPERIAQLNDRITVGYKLLKKHGVHSTAELLAIQQSLEEKLQAVLNIDESIAVKEKAVQQLLDAATALAAKLTANRTKQVKPLQDTVNKLLAQVGMPNARLKVELQPLAGLQAYGADAIEFLFDANKSNRFEPIRKVASGGELSRLMLCIKSLVAQSLDLATLIFDEIDTGISGEAAKQVGIILKELARKRQVLCITHQPQIAGKADAHFFVYKEIRGQAIKTGIRQLSKEERITAIAQMLSGEKPTAAALENAREMIMN from the coding sequence ATGCTTAAAAAACTGCATATACAGAACTACGCCATCATTGATGAGATCGAGATCGATTTCCCGATGGGGCTGAATATCATCACGGGTGAAACGGGTGCGGGTAAATCCATCCTGATGGGAGCGCTCTCTCTTATCCTGGGGGACCGGGCCGATCCTTCCGTCCTGCTCAACAAGGACAAAAAATGTTTTGTGGAAGGTTTTTTCCTGGCCTCCGGCAAAAAAGCCGTGAAGCAGTTCCTCAAGGCCTACGACCTGGACGCGGAAGAAGAGCTGGTGATCCGCAGAGAGATCAGCGCTACCGGTAAATCGCGCGCTTTTGTGAACGATACGCCGGTGAACCTGGAACAGCTGCGCGGGCTCAGCACCCTGCTGGTAGACCTGCACCGGCAGTTTGATACCCTGGAGCTGGGCCAGTCTGATTTCCAGCGGGAAGTACTGGACGCCATGGCCGGTCAGGCCGGCGTTCTGCAGGAATACCGCAATACCTATACCCAGTGGCAGCAGGCCCGCCAGGAACTGGATGGCCTGCAACAGCAAAAGAGCCAGTTCACCAAAGAATACGACTATAACAAGTTCCTGTTTGATGAGTTGGAAGAGGCCGCCTTTAAAGAGAATGAGCTGGAAGAGGCGGACAGTCTGCTCAAACTGCTGAGCAATTCAGAAGGGGTAAAGAATGTCCTTAACAAAACGGCCTATGCGCTCCAGGAAGGCGAGCAGCCGATGCTGCAGCAGCTGAAAGCGCTTTGCAACCAGCTGCAGGGCTTTACAGAATACCATCCCGGTCTGCCTGCTGTGTTACAGCGGCTGTTATCGGCGCAGATAGAACTGCAGGATATTGCTGATGAAGTAGAACACCTCAGCGAGGCAGTGCAGTATGACCCGGAGCGTATTGCACAGCTGAACGACCGGATCACTGTGGGCTATAAATTACTGAAGAAACACGGTGTGCATTCAACCGCTGAATTGCTGGCCATCCAGCAGTCGCTGGAAGAAAAGCTGCAGGCCGTACTGAATATTGATGAGTCCATTGCGGTCAAGGAAAAAGCCGTGCAGCAATTGCTGGACGCGGCTACTGCCCTGGCCGCCAAGCTCACGGCCAACCGTACCAAACAGGTTAAGCCCTTACAGGATACGGTCAATAAGCTGCTGGCGCAGGTGGGCATGCCCAATGCCCGGCTGAAAGTGGAGCTGCAGCCCCTGGCCGGTCTCCAGGCCTATGGCGCTGACGCCATTGAATTCTTATTTGACGCCAACAAGAGCAATCGTTTTGAGCCCATCCGCAAAGTGGCTTCGGGTGGTGAACTGAGCCGGCTGATGCTCTGCATTAAATCGCTGGTGGCGCAGTCGCTGGACCTGGCCACCCTGATCTTTGACGAAATTGATACCGGTATCTCCGGTGAAGCGGCCAAGCAGGTAGGCATCATCCTGAAAGAGCTGGCCCGCAAGCGCCAGGTGCTTTGCATCACCCACCAGCCGCAGATTGCCGGTAAGGCGGACGCCCATTTCTTTGTTTACAAAGAGATCAGGGGCCAGGCCATCAAGACCGGTATCCGCCAGCTCTCCAAAGAAGAGCGGATCACAGCTATCGCCCAGATGCTGAGTGGAGAAAAACCTACTGCCGCCGCATTGGAGAATGCCCGGGAAATGATCATGAATTAA
- a CDS encoding SDR family oxidoreductase — protein sequence MSYNLLKGKKGIIFGALDEKSIAWRTALRAHEEGAQLVLTNAPVAMRMGEINKLAEATGAPVIPADVTNMDDLKKLFEEAVKHFGGGIDFILHSVAMGMNVRKGKHYTELDYGWNQKTLDISSMSLHRVLRTAWDLDALNEGASVLALTYIAAQRVFPDYNEMADAKALLESVTRSFGYHYGVRKKVRVNTVSQSPVRTTAGSGVKGFDGFINYAEKMSPLGNATADDCANYCVSLFSDLTKMVTMQNLFHDGGFSFTGVTTAVIEQMEK from the coding sequence ATGTCATACAACTTACTCAAAGGAAAGAAAGGGATCATTTTTGGTGCTCTTGACGAAAAATCCATTGCCTGGAGAACAGCCCTGCGTGCGCATGAAGAAGGCGCCCAGCTGGTACTGACCAATGCCCCCGTAGCTATGCGGATGGGTGAGATCAACAAACTGGCGGAAGCCACCGGCGCCCCGGTGATCCCGGCCGATGTGACCAATATGGACGATCTCAAAAAACTCTTTGAAGAAGCCGTTAAGCATTTTGGTGGCGGCATTGATTTTATCCTGCATTCCGTTGCCATGGGCATGAACGTGCGCAAAGGCAAACACTATACTGAGCTGGACTATGGCTGGAACCAGAAAACACTGGACATTTCCTCCATGTCCCTGCACCGCGTCCTGCGCACCGCCTGGGACCTGGACGCCCTGAATGAAGGCGCCAGCGTACTGGCCCTGACCTATATAGCTGCCCAGCGCGTATTCCCCGACTATAACGAAATGGCCGATGCCAAAGCCCTGCTGGAAAGCGTTACCCGCAGCTTCGGTTATCACTATGGTGTGCGTAAGAAAGTAAGGGTGAATACGGTTTCCCAGTCGCCCGTAAGGACCACTGCCGGCAGTGGTGTAAAAGGCTTTGACGGCTTTATCAATTATGCAGAGAAAATGAGCCCGCTGGGGAATGCTACGGCCGATGATTGCGCCAACTACTGCGTGTCCCTGTTCAGCGACCTGACCAAAATGGTGACCATGCAGAACCTCTTCCATGATGGCGGTTTCTCCTTCACCGGTGTAACTACCGCTGTTATTGAGCAGATGGAGAAATAA
- a CDS encoding DUF2795 domain-containing protein has protein sequence MFWTLELASYLEDAPWPATKDELIDYAIRSGAPIEVVENLQELEDEGEIYEGIEDIWPDYPSQDDFFFNEDEY, from the coding sequence ATGTTTTGGACACTTGAATTAGCCTCTTACCTGGAAGATGCTCCATGGCCGGCTACGAAGGACGAGCTGATTGACTACGCTATCCGAAGCGGTGCGCCAATCGAGGTAGTAGAGAATCTCCAGGAACTGGAGGATGAAGGAGAGATCTATGAAGGCATCGAAGACATCTGGCCTGATTATCCCAGCCAGGATGACTTCTTCTTTAATGAAGACGAATACTAA
- a CDS encoding ABC transporter ATP-binding protein, with product MLSANNIQKHYGQLWVLKGVDLHIKQGEIASIVGPSGSGKSTLLHILGTLDRPDDGNVVIDSQSINFQNDRQVAAFRNRHIGFVFQFHHLLPEFTALENVCIPGWIAGRRKKEVADKAASLLRTLGLADRIENKPNALSGGEQQRVAVARALINDPKIIFADEPTGNLDSANARELHQLFFDLRQQFNQTFLIVTHNEELAEMSDRTLHMKDGKII from the coding sequence ATGTTATCGGCCAACAATATCCAGAAGCATTATGGGCAGTTATGGGTCCTCAAAGGGGTGGACCTCCACATTAAACAGGGTGAAATAGCCAGTATTGTAGGGCCTTCCGGTTCCGGGAAAAGCACCCTGCTGCATATCCTGGGCACCCTTGACCGCCCGGATGACGGGAATGTGGTGATCGACAGCCAGTCCATCAATTTCCAGAACGACCGCCAGGTAGCCGCTTTCCGCAACCGGCATATTGGCTTCGTATTCCAGTTCCACCACCTGCTGCCCGAGTTCACCGCCCTGGAAAACGTTTGTATCCCCGGCTGGATAGCCGGCCGGCGGAAGAAAGAAGTGGCCGATAAAGCCGCCTCCCTGCTCCGGACCCTGGGCCTGGCCGACCGGATAGAGAATAAACCCAACGCCCTCTCCGGCGGGGAACAGCAACGGGTAGCGGTAGCCCGCGCCCTGATCAATGACCCCAAGATCATTTTTGCGGACGAACCTACCGGTAACCTGGACTCCGCCAATGCCAGGGAACTGCACCAGCTCTTCTTTGACCTGCGCCAGCAGTTCAACCAGACCTTCCTGATAGTGACCCACAATGAGGAACTGGCGGAAATGAGCGACCGCACTTTACATATGAAAGACGGGAAAATAATCTAA
- a CDS encoding deoxynucleoside kinase, with amino-acid sequence MAKSKKPKHIAIAGNIGAGKTTLTELLSKHYRWIPQFEDVDHNPYLLDFYEDMPRWSFNLQIYFLNGRLNQLLDIHRGTETVIQDRTIYEDAYIFAPNLHEMGLMSKRDFDNYFLFFETLKSMVQPPDLLIYLKGSVPTLVAQIQKRGREYEENIRLDYLKRLNDFYNKWIDGYKEGPLLVIDIDKNKFPDNEEHLGEIINRIDSQLYGLF; translated from the coding sequence ATGGCAAAAAGCAAGAAACCGAAACATATAGCGATCGCAGGCAATATCGGCGCCGGCAAAACCACCCTGACCGAATTACTCAGCAAGCATTACCGCTGGATCCCACAGTTTGAGGATGTGGACCACAATCCCTACCTGCTGGACTTCTACGAGGATATGCCCCGCTGGAGCTTTAACCTGCAGATCTACTTCCTCAATGGCAGGCTCAACCAGCTGCTGGATATCCATCGCGGTACCGAAACCGTGATCCAGGACCGCACTATCTATGAGGATGCCTATATTTTTGCGCCCAACCTGCATGAAATGGGTCTGATGAGCAAAAGGGATTTCGATAACTACTTCCTGTTCTTCGAGACCCTGAAGTCCATGGTACAGCCCCCGGACCTGCTGATCTACCTCAAAGGCTCCGTGCCCACGCTGGTAGCGCAGATCCAGAAACGCGGCCGTGAGTATGAAGAGAATATCCGCCTGGACTACCTGAAACGCCTCAATGATTTCTACAATAAATGGATCGATGGCTATAAGGAAGGCCCCCTCCTGGTGATCGATATCGACAAGAACAAATTCCCCGACAACGAAGAACACCTGGGTGAGATCATCAACAGGATCGACAGCCAGCTGTACGGACTGTTTTAG
- the trpS gene encoding tryptophan--tRNA ligase: MEKHSQQPIVMSGIRPTGFLHLGNYFGAVRNYVRMQADFTCYFMVADLHALTTHPDTRELKNNVSRVIAENIASGLDPKKAAFFCQSHVPETSELYLFLNMLAYKGELEKTTTFKDKVRLQPDNVNAGLLTYPVLQAADILLHRAELVPVGKDQEQHLEMSRNFANRFNHRYGEVFPEPKAFNYGEELVKVPSLDGAGKMSKSENQYATLYLSDDDELIRKKVMKAKTDSGPEAPNTPKPDYIENIFGLMKLVCEPAVIDKFETDYNNANIRYGDLKKQLAEDMVRFIAPIREKAEAIRTDEQYLKEIMEQGAAKARASAQATMALVKDVMGLNYY; the protein is encoded by the coding sequence ATGGAAAAGCACTCTCAGCAGCCGATCGTCATGAGCGGTATACGTCCCACGGGCTTTCTGCACCTGGGTAATTACTTTGGCGCCGTCCGGAATTATGTCCGGATGCAGGCGGATTTTACCTGTTATTTTATGGTGGCCGACCTGCACGCCCTCACCACTCATCCTGATACCCGGGAGCTGAAGAACAATGTGAGCCGGGTGATAGCTGAGAATATCGCCAGCGGGCTGGATCCCAAAAAGGCGGCTTTTTTCTGCCAGAGCCATGTGCCGGAAACATCTGAACTCTATCTTTTCCTCAACATGCTGGCCTATAAGGGAGAACTGGAAAAGACCACCACCTTCAAGGATAAAGTAAGGCTGCAGCCGGACAACGTGAATGCCGGTCTGCTAACCTACCCTGTCCTGCAGGCTGCTGATATCCTCCTGCACCGCGCTGAGCTGGTGCCTGTAGGCAAAGACCAGGAACAGCACCTGGAAATGTCCCGCAACTTCGCCAACCGTTTCAATCACCGTTATGGTGAAGTGTTCCCCGAGCCCAAAGCCTTCAACTACGGCGAAGAGCTGGTGAAAGTTCCCAGCCTGGACGGGGCCGGCAAAATGAGCAAGAGTGAGAACCAGTATGCTACCCTCTACCTCTCTGATGATGATGAACTGATCCGTAAAAAGGTGATGAAAGCCAAGACCGACAGCGGTCCCGAGGCGCCCAATACCCCCAAACCGGATTATATTGAGAATATCTTCGGTCTGATGAAACTGGTCTGTGAGCCCGCCGTCATTGACAAGTTTGAGACCGATTATAACAATGCCAATATCCGTTATGGCGACCTGAAAAAGCAACTGGCTGAAGATATGGTGCGTTTCATTGCGCCTATCCGTGAAAAGGCTGAAGCCATACGGACAGACGAGCAATACCTGAAGGAAATAATGGAGCAAGGTGCCGCCAAAGCCCGCGCCAGCGCCCAGGCCACTATGGCCCTGGTGAAGGACGTGATGGGCCTTAATTATTATTAA
- the gatC gene encoding Asp-tRNA(Asn)/Glu-tRNA(Gln) amidotransferase subunit GatC, which yields MELNDAFVENLANLARLQFSNEEKGIIRTDLQRMIRFVDKLNELNTEGVAPLLHMTDRVDVLREDAVQGSVSRAEGLKNAPDTDGVFFRVPKVIKKSGN from the coding sequence ATGGAGCTAAATGACGCATTTGTTGAAAACCTGGCCAACCTGGCACGTCTGCAGTTCAGCAACGAGGAAAAAGGCATTATCCGGACTGATCTGCAGCGGATGATCCGGTTTGTGGACAAACTGAATGAGCTGAATACGGAAGGAGTGGCCCCCCTGCTGCACATGACCGACCGCGTGGATGTATTGCGGGAAGATGCTGTACAGGGTTCCGTATCCCGTGCTGAAGGATTAAAAAATGCACCGGACACCGATGGCGTATTCTTCCGGGTACCCAAGGTGATCAAGAAATCCGGGAACTGA
- a CDS encoding ABC transporter ATP-binding protein, translated as MQSIIHLEQIRKSYFMGKNELSVLKGIDLNILKNEYVALMGPSGSGKSTLMNILGCLDSPTAGRYILNGQDVSKMADDALADVRNKEIGFVFQQFNLLPRLTALENVALPLVYAGLSKKQRTEVAVDVIQKVGLEERMHHKPNELSGGQCQRVAIARALVNKPSLILADEPTGNLDSKTSVEIMDIFSAIQEAGNTVVLVTHEEDIANYAKRIVRLRDGLIESDKQQSGRRAHV; from the coding sequence ATGCAGTCGATCATTCACTTGGAACAAATCCGCAAGAGCTATTTCATGGGCAAGAACGAGTTGAGTGTCCTGAAAGGCATTGACCTGAATATTCTGAAAAATGAATATGTGGCACTGATGGGGCCTTCCGGCTCCGGCAAAAGCACCCTCATGAATATCCTGGGCTGCCTGGATTCCCCCACGGCTGGCCGTTATATCCTGAATGGTCAGGATGTGAGCAAGATGGCGGATGATGCGCTGGCCGATGTCCGTAATAAGGAGATCGGGTTCGTATTCCAGCAGTTCAATCTGCTGCCCCGGCTGACAGCCCTGGAGAATGTAGCCCTGCCCCTGGTCTATGCCGGCCTGTCTAAGAAACAGCGTACGGAGGTGGCGGTGGATGTGATCCAGAAAGTGGGGCTGGAAGAACGGATGCACCACAAGCCCAATGAGCTGTCTGGTGGTCAGTGCCAGCGGGTGGCTATTGCCCGGGCCCTGGTCAATAAACCTTCCCTGATCCTGGCAGATGAGCCCACCGGTAACCTGGATTCCAAGACCTCGGTGGAGATCATGGATATTTTCTCAGCCATCCAGGAAGCCGGTAATACCGTGGTACTGGTTACCCACGAAGAGGACATTGCCAACTATGCCAAACGCATAGTCCGTCTGCGGGACGGCCTGATAGAAAGTGATAAACAACAGAGCGGCCGTAGGGCGCACGTTTGA
- a CDS encoding cob(I)yrinic acid a,c-diamide adenosyltransferase — protein MAMKIYTKTGDKGKTSLIGGTKVPKSDLRIESYGTVDELNSYLGLCRDLLSQDDQGRTILQAVQDRLFVVGAALACDPEKEPKMKIPDLKEEDVTLLEKEIDRMNETVPPMKFFILPGGAPVVSQLHIARCVCRRAERCCVRLENESQEVEPVILQYLNRLSDYLFVLARYAGHQLGIAEIPWKSR, from the coding sequence ATGGCTATGAAGATCTATACCAAGACTGGTGATAAAGGGAAGACCTCCCTGATCGGGGGCACCAAAGTGCCTAAGTCGGACCTGCGCATTGAATCCTATGGCACAGTGGACGAGCTGAATTCCTACCTCGGGCTTTGCCGCGATCTGCTGTCCCAGGATGATCAGGGACGAACCATATTACAGGCTGTACAGGACCGCCTGTTCGTAGTAGGGGCTGCCCTTGCCTGCGACCCGGAAAAAGAGCCCAAAATGAAGATCCCTGACCTGAAAGAGGAGGATGTGACCTTGTTGGAAAAGGAAATAGACCGGATGAATGAAACGGTGCCGCCCATGAAATTCTTTATCCTGCCCGGCGGTGCCCCGGTGGTATCCCAGCTGCATATAGCGCGTTGTGTATGCCGGCGGGCGGAGCGTTGCTGCGTACGGCTGGAAAATGAAAGCCAGGAAGTGGAACCTGTTATCCTGCAATACCTCAACCGGCTGAGTGATTATTTATTTGTGCTGGCCCGGTATGCCGGCCACCAGTTAGGGATAGCCGAAATCCCCTGGAAGTCCAGGTGA
- a CDS encoding DUF922 domain-containing protein: MIKLFLTLLVATLPVLENETAIDWSATRKLTWDDFKGRPDPNLPNAALTNSTINLDYAFTSLEMAFRIRCQFNTDRSWVKTKSEAVLAHEQGHFDITELHARKLNKALQGEKIKDNSVTDQVNALQDKIKVEHHAMQRAYDQETDFSRNAEQQAKWAAKIAAELKAMEKYSDYKGEKKRVFKK, translated from the coding sequence ATGATCAAACTGTTCCTTACTCTTTTAGTAGCTACGCTGCCCGTACTGGAGAATGAAACCGCCATCGATTGGAGCGCTACCAGGAAACTTACCTGGGACGATTTTAAAGGAAGGCCCGATCCTAACTTACCCAATGCAGCACTCACCAACAGCACTATTAACCTGGACTATGCTTTTACCAGCTTAGAGATGGCCTTCCGCATCCGTTGCCAGTTCAACACAGACAGGTCATGGGTAAAAACTAAATCCGAGGCAGTACTGGCCCACGAACAGGGGCATTTTGATATTACAGAATTACATGCCCGGAAACTGAACAAGGCCCTGCAGGGTGAAAAGATCAAAGACAACTCCGTGACCGATCAGGTAAATGCATTGCAGGACAAAATAAAAGTGGAGCACCATGCTATGCAGCGGGCCTACGACCAGGAAACTGATTTTTCCCGCAACGCAGAACAGCAGGCAAAATGGGCGGCTAAAATTGCAGCCGAACTGAAAGCCATGGAGAAATACAGTGATTATAAAGGAGAGAAAAAGAGAGTATTCAAAAAATAA